In Lascolabacillus massiliensis, a single genomic region encodes these proteins:
- a CDS encoding SusC/RagA family TonB-linked outer membrane protein — translation MNKSIFLTVMLVMTQMLFNISISFADSNVNNKLSSNSGVLAIDETVTAINQQSKLISGRVLDEHGIAVIGANIIENGTTNGTVTDVDGNFQLEVADGAVITISYIGYLDKQVNTAGISTFNIVLIEDTQTLDELVVVGYGTMRKSDVTGSISTAKGSDIIKNQSFNALEGLKGKAAGVNIFSNTGQPGGEMRVIIRGISTINASASPLYVVDGVVMSNFQFLNPNDIESIEVLKDASSAAIYGARGANGVILVTTKRGGNTGSRARVSYDGSLSISEMARYMDVMDANEWMSTFKQGLENANAWQNRNFTTDLSQIFTDERIFNSDGTPKYDTNWQKEASRTSLSQNHQVSIQRGDGDHSVGAFINYTDQQGILHNTYFKRINAKLAYDDKPTSWLSTGVNLLVNHSWGNRTSDNPYGQGALRTMIELLPFLPVMLDGQYAQTNSFRTDAILRDQNNPSGGMQGFSPEGVGNPVELLKRMEAKQYRTQIFGNAALTFHLAEGLDLKTQFGVDYQNNRNANYTPFTPRPLINQSSTGRAEGNNSNTLYWQEETYLTYNRLIGSHSVNAMGGVSWQERTYTYFSAVGSNFSDDFYGYYNLGKGSDRPSVGNDHDKWSMNSFFARLAYSYDNKYLATVTSRWDGSSKFGANNKYSWFPSIGLGWLMTNEDFLSGNAVISRLKPHTSFGVTGNSEIGTYASLATIGQSTTIIGESLQTVSYTQRMPNPDLKWEKTNQWDIGVDLGLFNDRLNIEASYYYKYTTDLLLSRPIPRSTGFSSITSNIGEVSNRGFDLLVNAYPVETSDFSWNSMLNLSFNKNRVEKLDESSSVDQVTGKRQILLDGFVGYDMLIREGEELSSFYGYRRVGIYDGVEANWDRETMNVPSTIGEKVTYKEREILGNGLPDWMGSFINTFNYKGFDLTVDLQFSWGADIMQEFFHSSEGRFLTSGIDRLWQEAWHPTKNPNGTAQAIRLANFGMGNNANADDTWVADGSYLRGNLIQLGYTFTPDILQRIGLYSLRLYGNINNAFLITSSDYLGYDPENSSRLGDNKWGTNRQFFTYPRPRTYTMGINVTF, via the coding sequence ATGAATAAATCCATATTTTTGACCGTTATGCTTGTAATGACTCAAATGCTATTTAATATAAGCATTAGTTTTGCAGACAGTAATGTTAATAATAAGCTGTCTTCAAACTCGGGAGTCTTAGCAATTGATGAAACTGTAACAGCAATCAATCAACAAAGTAAGCTGATATCAGGAAGGGTACTTGATGAGCATGGTATTGCTGTAATTGGTGCAAATATAATTGAGAATGGAACAACAAATGGAACTGTTACTGATGTTGATGGTAATTTTCAGTTAGAGGTTGCAGATGGCGCTGTAATAACAATTTCATATATTGGATATTTAGATAAACAGGTAAATACAGCTGGAATAAGTACATTTAACATAGTTCTGATAGAAGACACACAAACATTGGATGAACTTGTTGTTGTAGGTTATGGAACTATGAGAAAGTCAGATGTAACAGGATCTATTTCAACAGCAAAGGGTAGTGATATCATAAAAAACCAATCATTTAATGCACTAGAAGGACTAAAAGGTAAGGCTGCCGGTGTAAACATTTTCTCAAATACAGGTCAGCCAGGTGGCGAGATGAGAGTAATTATCAGAGGTATCTCTACTATTAATGCATCAGCCAGTCCTCTTTACGTTGTAGATGGTGTTGTAATGTCCAATTTCCAGTTCTTAAACCCTAATGATATCGAGTCTATTGAAGTATTGAAGGATGCTTCTTCTGCTGCTATCTATGGTGCTCGTGGAGCAAATGGAGTGATTCTTGTTACCACTAAAAGAGGCGGAAACACTGGCAGTCGTGCGCGTGTATCATACGATGGTTCATTGTCAATAAGTGAAATGGCAAGATACATGGATGTAATGGATGCCAATGAATGGATGAGTACATTTAAGCAGGGACTGGAAAATGCAAATGCATGGCAAAACAGAAACTTTACTACAGATCTTTCGCAAATATTTACTGATGAACGAATTTTTAATTCTGATGGGACTCCAAAGTATGATACAAATTGGCAGAAAGAAGCCTCAAGGACTTCATTGTCTCAAAATCATCAGGTAAGTATACAACGCGGAGATGGCGATCATTCTGTGGGTGCATTTATTAATTATACTGATCAGCAAGGTATATTACATAACACTTATTTTAAAAGAATAAATGCAAAATTGGCATATGATGACAAACCTACTTCATGGTTATCAACCGGAGTTAATCTGCTCGTAAATCACTCATGGGGTAATAGAACATCAGATAACCCATATGGTCAGGGTGCACTACGTACTATGATAGAGTTATTACCGTTTTTGCCTGTTATGCTGGATGGTCAGTATGCACAAACAAATAGTTTCAGGACTGATGCTATTTTACGTGATCAGAATAATCCTTCAGGTGGAATGCAGGGATTCAGCCCCGAGGGTGTTGGTAACCCTGTAGAGCTGTTAAAGCGTATGGAAGCAAAACAATATAGAACCCAGATTTTTGGTAATGCGGCTCTTACATTCCATTTAGCAGAAGGATTGGATTTGAAAACACAGTTTGGTGTTGACTATCAGAACAATCGAAATGCAAACTATACTCCATTTACGCCACGACCACTTATTAATCAAAGTTCAACCGGTAGAGCGGAAGGGAATAACTCTAATACGCTATATTGGCAGGAAGAAACTTATCTGACTTACAACAGACTTATTGGAAGTCATTCTGTTAATGCAATGGGTGGAGTATCTTGGCAGGAAAGAACTTATACATACTTTAGTGCAGTTGGGAGTAACTTTTCAGATGATTTTTATGGGTACTACAATTTAGGTAAAGGATCTGACAGACCTTCTGTAGGAAATGACCACGATAAATGGTCAATGAATTCATTTTTTGCCAGATTAGCATATTCATACGATAATAAGTATTTAGCGACGGTTACAAGCAGATGGGATGGATCATCAAAATTTGGTGCAAACAATAAGTATTCATGGTTCCCATCGATTGGTCTGGGATGGCTGATGACAAATGAAGATTTCTTATCAGGAAATGCTGTAATAAGTCGCTTGAAACCACATACATCATTTGGTGTAACCGGGAACTCTGAAATTGGAACTTATGCTTCACTTGCTACAATAGGACAGTCAACTACAATTATAGGTGAGTCTCTCCAAACAGTATCATATACTCAACGTATGCCTAATCCTGACTTGAAATGGGAGAAGACAAATCAGTGGGACATTGGTGTGGATCTGGGACTTTTTAATGATAGATTAAATATTGAAGCTTCATATTACTATAAGTATACTACCGACCTCCTTTTAAGTCGTCCTATACCAAGATCAACTGGTTTTTCTTCGATTACCAGTAATATTGGAGAGGTTTCAAACAGAGGGTTCGACCTTTTAGTAAATGCATACCCTGTTGAAACGAGTGATTTCAGTTGGAATAGTATGCTTAACTTAAGTTTCAATAAGAATAGAGTAGAGAAGCTTGATGAGAGTTCATCAGTAGACCAGGTAACAGGAAAACGTCAGATACTACTTGATGGATTTGTTGGTTATGATATGCTTATTCGTGAAGGAGAAGAGTTATCTTCATTCTATGGTTACAGACGTGTAGGTATCTACGATGGGGTAGAGGCTAACTGGGATAGAGAAACAATGAATGTACCTTCAACTATAGGTGAAAAAGTAACATATAAAGAAAGAGAAATTCTTGGCAATGGTTTACCTGATTGGATGGGCTCCTTTATTAATACATTCAATTATAAAGGATTCGATCTGACTGTAGATCTTCAGTTCTCCTGGGGAGCTGATATTATGCAAGAATTTTTCCACTCTTCTGAGGGACGATTCTTAACAAGTGGAATAGATCGTTTATGGCAGGAAGCATGGCATCCAACAAAAAACCCAAATGGTACTGCACAAGCAATTCGTCTTGCTAACTTCGGTATGGGTAATAATGCCAACGCTGATGATACTTGGGTGGCTGATGGATCATATTTACGAGGCAATTTAATTCAGTTAGGATATACATTCACGCCAGACATATTGCAACGTATAGGTTTATACTCACTTAGATTGTATGGAAACATAAACAATGCTTTCTTAATCACTTCTTCTGATTATTTAGGTTATGATCCTGAAAATTCATCTCGATTAGGTGATAATAAATGGGGAACAAACCGTCAGTTCTTTACATATCCACGTCCAAGAACATACACAATGGGTATTAATGTAACATTTTAA
- a CDS encoding RagB/SusD family nutrient uptake outer membrane protein → MKLHKIYKYLLCMLSLTIVMSSCEGFLEESPLDEKTTGQFWKTESDAITGVNALYFGGVPYLHNIDVDGGWTPKATMWGGVMSGLFIDKRKDRTFTNASEGGNFNIESFDATSQKMWSEFYIGISRANFVIENIPTMTDVLSAEQIANFVAQGKFFRAYAYFYLVKEYGDVPYIDKPYTSLEGIYVERTPAAQVYANIESDLLDIIGGNSLPNISFYANKGYVTRPMAQTLLANVYLQWAGAPVNGGNEYYSKAAAMAMNVINGGQHALEQPNGSSTDLSSAYNVIKTSKSSNEIIYAKEYNQTSFNVGNSYAVRSIGTDAFQWKNADGANVFKPGGDVLYNAYLPSDLLLNSYHSDDIRNMEKQFFFREYTDDTGVSHTLNNVGNWAWFDAGSLINGRNGDYNMPIFRYAEVLLIAAEGLARTGNESEARGYLNQVRTRAGLPNETASGDALIQAILTERFHEFPLEFKIWDDIRRTRLYPEADGVGSGRLKWTPLANALIQNKPEGQAVVGKIPEYALLWPIPLSEMQANPALAGNQNPGWN, encoded by the coding sequence ATGAAATTACATAAAATATATAAATACTTACTTTGCATGCTCTCATTAACAATTGTGATGAGTTCATGTGAAGGGTTTCTGGAAGAAAGTCCATTGGACGAGAAAACAACAGGTCAGTTTTGGAAAACTGAGTCAGATGCCATTACCGGTGTAAATGCTCTCTATTTTGGAGGTGTTCCTTACCTTCATAATATTGATGTAGATGGCGGATGGACACCCAAGGCTACTATGTGGGGTGGTGTAATGTCAGGTCTTTTCATTGATAAACGTAAAGATAGAACTTTTACAAATGCCTCAGAGGGAGGAAACTTTAATATTGAATCTTTTGATGCTACTTCTCAGAAAATGTGGTCAGAATTCTATATTGGTATTTCTCGTGCAAACTTTGTAATTGAAAATATACCTACAATGACAGATGTTTTATCTGCTGAACAGATAGCTAACTTCGTTGCTCAAGGTAAATTCTTTCGCGCTTATGCATATTTCTATCTGGTAAAAGAATATGGTGATGTTCCTTATATCGATAAACCATATACTTCTCTTGAAGGAATTTATGTTGAGCGAACACCCGCAGCACAAGTATATGCAAATATAGAGTCAGACCTTCTTGACATAATTGGAGGTAATTCATTGCCTAATATATCCTTTTATGCAAATAAAGGTTATGTTACCCGCCCAATGGCGCAGACTCTGCTGGCAAATGTATATTTACAATGGGCAGGAGCTCCTGTAAATGGTGGGAATGAGTACTATTCAAAGGCTGCTGCTATGGCTATGAACGTAATAAATGGAGGTCAGCATGCACTTGAACAGCCAAATGGGAGCAGTACAGATTTGTCATCAGCATATAATGTAATAAAAACCAGTAAGTCTTCAAACGAAATAATATATGCTAAAGAATACAACCAAACTAGTTTTAATGTTGGTAACTCTTATGCAGTTCGTTCAATAGGTACCGATGCATTTCAATGGAAGAATGCTGATGGTGCCAATGTATTTAAACCTGGTGGTGATGTTTTATATAATGCTTATCTGCCATCTGATTTACTTTTGAACAGTTATCATTCCGATGATATACGTAACATGGAGAAACAGTTCTTTTTCAGAGAATACACAGACGACACTGGCGTAAGTCACACCTTAAATAATGTAGGAAACTGGGCTTGGTTTGATGCAGGTTCATTAATAAACGGACGAAATGGTGATTATAATATGCCTATATTCCGTTATGCAGAGGTATTACTCATAGCAGCAGAGGGACTTGCACGTACAGGAAATGAATCAGAAGCAAGAGGTTACCTTAATCAGGTAAGAACTCGTGCCGGCTTACCAAACGAAACTGCAAGTGGTGATGCTTTAATTCAGGCTATTCTGACAGAGCGTTTTCATGAATTCCCACTCGAGTTTAAAATTTGGGATGATATTCGTCGCACACGCTTATATCCAGAAGCAGATGGAGTAGGTTCCGGCAGATTGAAATGGACACCACTGGCAAATGCTCTTATTCAGAATAAACCGGAAGGTCAGGCAGTTGTTGGGAAAATACCTGAGTATGCACTTCTTTGGCCTATTCCTCTAAGTGAAATGCAGGCTAACCCAGCTTTAGCAGGTAATCAAAATCCCGGATGGAATTGA
- a CDS encoding ATP-dependent Clp protease ATP-binding subunit, which yields MDNNFSQRVRDIMAYSREEAGRLQNNYIGPEHLMLGILRDGDGLAIQVLQDFDIDLHVLKDYIDSHVRSIQEPYDGTSELVINKNTEKALKMSILEARLTKSIETDTEHILLALLKEKNTLIYDILKQFQLDYSSAFMYIKSILENRSEEDLDEADSPVSGPNFTDDDDEDMNDKSFNPGGAQGTSQTKNSSSDTPVLDNFGTDITRAAIENRLDPVVGREKEIERIAQILSRRKKNNPVLIGDPGVGKSAIVDGLALRITQKKVSRALFDKRVIALDMASIVAGTKYRGQFEERIKAILNELSKNPNIILFIDEIHTIVGAGGAAGSLDAANMLKPALARGEIQCIGATTLDEYRKNIEKDGALERRFQKVIVDPTTTEETLQILRNIKERYEDHHNVRYTDEALKACVKLTERYVTDRTFPDKAIDALDEAGARVHISNIVIPETIERLEEELKEVEQQKTDAVKAQKYELAASFRDKQRQLLLALEAEEERWQKEIKEKPEIVDEEKIAEVVAMISGVPVQRIAEAEGHRLLQMKDVLKSKVIGQDEAVDKVVRAIQRNRVGLKDPNKPIGTFMFLGPTGVGKTHLAKKLAQFLFDSSENLIRIDMSEYMEKFNVSRLVGAPPGYVGYEEGGQLTEKVRRRPYSVVLLDEVEKAHPDVFNLLLQIMDEGHVTDSLGRKIDFRNTILIMTSNIGTRQLKDFGRGVGFTTYSDVSDAEFSRSVIQKALNKAFAPEFLNRVDDIVMFDQLSKESIYKIIDLELEGLYKRIGDLGFKINLTETAKEFIANKGYDIQFGARPLKRAIQKYIEDELAEKIISTGMKEGDTVIIDFDEEKQQIIMNKAEKVLE from the coding sequence ATGGATAATAACTTTTCACAGCGCGTTAGAGACATTATGGCATATAGTCGTGAAGAAGCCGGTCGTCTCCAGAACAATTACATAGGGCCAGAGCATTTAATGCTTGGTATACTTCGTGATGGAGATGGGTTAGCTATACAAGTACTTCAGGATTTTGATATAGATCTCCACGTCTTAAAAGATTATATAGATTCACATGTTCGTTCTATTCAGGAGCCATATGATGGAACTAGCGAGCTTGTAATAAATAAAAATACCGAGAAGGCTTTAAAAATGAGTATTCTCGAGGCACGTCTTACTAAAAGCATTGAAACAGATACAGAACATATATTACTTGCACTTTTAAAGGAGAAAAATACTTTGATATATGATATTCTTAAACAGTTTCAACTGGATTACTCTAGTGCATTTATGTATATTAAAAGTATTCTTGAAAACAGAAGTGAGGAGGATTTAGATGAAGCTGATTCTCCAGTATCAGGACCAAATTTCACGGATGATGATGATGAGGATATGAACGACAAATCGTTCAATCCTGGTGGTGCACAGGGCACTTCTCAAACAAAAAACAGCTCATCTGACACACCTGTACTTGATAACTTTGGAACTGATATTACACGCGCTGCCATAGAAAACAGACTTGACCCTGTTGTTGGTCGCGAGAAAGAGATAGAGCGAATTGCTCAGATACTCAGCAGGCGTAAGAAAAACAATCCTGTACTTATTGGTGACCCGGGAGTAGGTAAATCTGCAATAGTAGATGGATTAGCTCTCAGAATCACACAGAAGAAGGTTTCACGTGCACTATTCGATAAGAGGGTAATAGCTCTAGATATGGCTTCGATAGTGGCAGGCACAAAATATCGAGGACAATTCGAAGAGCGTATTAAAGCTATACTGAATGAACTTTCCAAAAACCCGAATATCATTCTGTTTATTGATGAGATACACACAATCGTTGGTGCGGGAGGTGCAGCAGGATCTCTGGATGCAGCCAATATGCTGAAACCTGCACTTGCCAGAGGTGAAATACAGTGTATTGGAGCTACAACTTTGGATGAATATAGGAAAAACATTGAAAAGGATGGTGCTCTGGAACGTCGTTTCCAGAAGGTTATAGTAGACCCTACTACAACGGAGGAAACATTGCAGATATTGAGAAATATTAAGGAAAGATATGAAGATCATCATAATGTGAGATACACAGATGAGGCATTAAAAGCTTGCGTGAAACTCACTGAGCGTTATGTTACGGATCGTACATTCCCTGATAAAGCTATTGATGCATTAGATGAAGCCGGGGCAAGAGTTCATATTTCAAATATTGTTATACCTGAGACAATAGAGCGACTGGAAGAGGAGCTTAAAGAGGTTGAACAACAAAAAACTGATGCAGTTAAAGCTCAAAAATATGAACTGGCAGCTAGTTTCAGGGATAAACAACGTCAGTTACTTCTGGCTCTTGAGGCAGAAGAGGAACGTTGGCAGAAAGAGATTAAAGAGAAGCCGGAAATTGTAGATGAGGAAAAAATAGCAGAAGTGGTAGCTATGATTTCAGGTGTACCTGTACAACGAATTGCTGAGGCAGAGGGACATAGATTGCTTCAAATGAAGGATGTCTTAAAGAGTAAAGTAATAGGTCAAGACGAAGCCGTAGACAAGGTTGTAAGAGCTATACAGCGTAATAGGGTTGGTCTTAAAGATCCAAATAAACCTATTGGTACTTTTATGTTTCTTGGACCAACCGGTGTTGGTAAAACTCACTTGGCAAAAAAACTTGCACAGTTTCTCTTTGATTCATCTGAGAATCTCATCCGAATTGATATGAGTGAGTATATGGAAAAATTTAATGTTTCCAGGCTTGTAGGAGCTCCTCCGGGATATGTTGGATATGAGGAAGGTGGTCAGCTGACTGAGAAAGTACGTCGCAGACCATACTCTGTAGTACTGCTGGACGAGGTTGAAAAGGCTCACCCCGATGTATTTAATCTCTTGCTTCAGATTATGGATGAAGGTCATGTAACAGATAGCCTGGGTCGTAAAATAGACTTCAGAAACACTATTCTGATTATGACGTCTAATATTGGCACACGTCAGCTGAAGGATTTCGGACGAGGAGTAGGTTTCACCACATATAGTGATGTAAGTGATGCTGAATTCTCACGCAGTGTTATCCAGAAAGCTCTTAATAAAGCTTTCGCCCCAGAGTTTTTAAACAGGGTGGATGATATTGTAATGTTTGATCAACTAAGTAAAGAGTCTATATATAAGATTATTGACCTGGAATTGGAAGGACTTTATAAACGTATCGGAGATCTTGGATTCAAGATAAATCTTACTGAAACTGCTAAAGAATTTATTGCTAATAAGGGATATGATATACAATTTGGTGCAAGACCTCTTAAGAGAGCTATCCAGAAGTATATAGAAGATGAGTTGGCAGAAAAAATCATTAGTACAGGTATGAAAGAAGGAGATACTGTTATCATTGATTTTGATGAAGAAAAACAGCAGATAATAATGAATAAAGCAGAAAAGGTTCTGGAATAA
- a CDS encoding FecCD family ABC transporter permease — protein MKKNSTIFALLIILLGVTFICDIFTGNATISFKEVWAALFGGSGNVIIDEIILNYRLPKALTAIISGSALSVAGLLMQTLFRNPLAGPDVLGVSAGAGLGVALLTLLSGTVLHPIIYSLGGMGQIIAAVTGASLVLILILGVSARIKDSITILVLGMIFGYVASALVTILQSFADPDSLKVFVTWTFGNLGDVTWDKMPILSILVLAGITSALLLQKALNSLLLGENYAVSTGLNTKRARILIISISAIITGTVTAFTGPIAFVGVVIPHFARAFFRTVNHKTVLPATILLGSILMLVCDIVSQLPVSNRTLPINAVSAMFGAPMIIWIVLKRKKL, from the coding sequence TTGAAGAAGAACTCAACAATATTTGCACTATTAATAATCCTGTTAGGTGTAACTTTCATATGTGATATTTTTACAGGAAATGCAACTATATCTTTTAAGGAGGTATGGGCTGCGCTTTTTGGTGGATCAGGAAATGTTATAATTGATGAAATTATACTGAATTACAGACTGCCTAAAGCGCTGACTGCTATTATTTCCGGTTCTGCTCTATCAGTAGCCGGTTTGCTAATGCAGACTCTATTTCGTAATCCACTTGCAGGACCGGATGTACTGGGTGTTAGTGCAGGTGCCGGACTAGGTGTTGCTCTGCTTACATTATTAAGCGGTACGGTGTTGCACCCAATTATTTATTCATTAGGTGGAATGGGTCAGATTATTGCTGCTGTAACAGGTGCTTCACTAGTTTTAATTTTAATATTGGGTGTATCCGCAAGGATAAAAGACTCTATCACTATTCTGGTACTTGGAATGATTTTTGGGTATGTTGCAAGTGCTCTGGTTACTATATTGCAAAGTTTTGCTGATCCGGATTCTCTAAAAGTGTTTGTAACATGGACTTTTGGAAATTTAGGTGACGTTACATGGGATAAAATGCCTATTCTTTCTATTCTGGTTTTAGCAGGAATAACCTCAGCACTACTTCTACAAAAAGCACTAAACAGTCTGCTTCTTGGTGAGAATTATGCAGTGAGTACTGGACTTAATACCAAAAGAGCACGTATTTTAATTATTTCGATTTCTGCAATTATCACTGGTACAGTAACAGCTTTTACTGGTCCGATAGCGTTTGTAGGAGTGGTAATTCCCCATTTTGCACGTGCATTTTTCCGAACAGTCAATCATAAAACAGTACTTCCTGCAACTATACTTCTGGGAAGTATTTTAATGTTGGTTTGCGATATTGTTTCACAATTGCCAGTTTCTAACAGGACCCTCCCTATTAATGCAGTTTCTGCTATGTTTGGTGCCCCGATGATTATATGGATAGTATTAAAACGCAAGAAGCTATAA